A genomic window from Streptomyces mirabilis includes:
- a CDS encoding ATP-binding protein, with the protein MSETVAEPWEYMMYIPHDLRAVTVSRRTVRLILTLHGLIRLADVAELVAAELVSNAVRHTKGQAALRVQWRAGVLRIGAWDADPQPPEPSLPWDRVVDAEEGRGLALVRACADLWGWQPLARNGQRGKYVWCELAAA; encoded by the coding sequence ATGTCCGAAACCGTCGCCGAGCCCTGGGAGTACATGATGTACATCCCCCACGACCTCCGTGCCGTGACCGTCAGTCGCCGTACCGTCCGCCTGATCCTCACCCTGCACGGACTGATCCGCCTCGCCGACGTCGCCGAGCTGGTCGCGGCCGAGCTGGTCTCCAACGCCGTACGGCACACGAAGGGCCAGGCGGCGCTACGGGTGCAGTGGCGGGCCGGGGTCCTGCGCATCGGCGCCTGGGACGCGGACCCGCAGCCCCCGGAGCCTTCCCTGCCGTGGGACCGGGTCGTCGACGCGGAGGAGGGCCGCGGCCTCGCCCTCGTACGGGCCTGCGCGGATCTGTGGGGCTGGCAGCCGCTGGCCAGGAACGGACAGCGCGGCAAGTACGTGTGGTGCGAGCTGGCGGCGGCCTAG
- a CDS encoding DUF397 domain-containing protein has translation MDNWRKSSYSGPDDGNECVEIANSPTHIAIRDSKAPARATLTFPTGAFATFIGALKTTHSTVTDFARFRG, from the coding sequence ATGGACAACTGGCGGAAGTCGTCCTACTCAGGCCCCGACGACGGCAACGAGTGCGTGGAAATCGCGAACTCACCCACCCACATAGCCATCCGCGACTCCAAGGCCCCGGCCAGGGCCACCCTCACCTTCCCGACCGGAGCCTTCGCCACCTTCATCGGCGCCCTGAAAACGACTCACTCGACCGTCACCGACTTCGCCAGGTTCCGAGGCTGA
- a CDS encoding helix-turn-helix transcriptional regulator, giving the protein MTTRRDPTARQMRLAVELRRLREAAGLSGRQAAALLGVSPVQLSHIESGLSGVSEERLRRLASHYACEDSEFIDALVSLATDRTRGWWEEYRGLLPTSFLDLSELNHHACFRRDVAVLYVPGLLQTEEYARAVFSSRVPELTHEELELRVRHRMARQEITIPYELVIHEAALHIRVSDRVASRAQLVRLLEISEADHITVRVIPFDLDGFARAASTMTYVGGPVPKLDTVVRDVPHGSAFIDSEAQLSAFRTRFRKVEAVSLDPDRSRDFIHRLAKEL; this is encoded by the coding sequence ATGACGACGAGGCGCGACCCAACGGCACGCCAGATGCGCCTGGCGGTCGAACTGCGCAGACTCCGCGAGGCGGCAGGCCTCAGCGGCCGTCAGGCGGCAGCGCTGCTGGGAGTGAGCCCCGTCCAGCTCAGCCATATCGAGTCCGGTCTCTCAGGGGTGAGCGAGGAACGTCTGCGCCGACTTGCGTCCCACTACGCCTGCGAAGACAGCGAGTTCATCGATGCTTTGGTCTCCTTGGCCACCGATCGGACGCGCGGCTGGTGGGAGGAGTACCGGGGCCTGCTGCCCACGTCGTTCCTGGACCTCTCCGAACTGAACCACCACGCCTGCTTCCGGCGCGATGTGGCGGTCCTGTACGTACCGGGCCTGCTGCAGACGGAGGAATACGCCCGTGCCGTCTTCTCCTCCAGAGTGCCCGAACTCACCCATGAAGAGCTTGAATTGCGTGTCCGTCACCGAATGGCACGCCAGGAGATCACCATCCCGTACGAGTTGGTGATCCACGAGGCGGCCCTACACATCAGGGTCAGTGACCGCGTCGCCTCCCGGGCTCAGCTTGTCCGGCTCCTGGAGATCTCCGAAGCGGACCACATCACCGTGCGCGTCATCCCCTTCGATCTGGACGGCTTCGCCAGGGCCGCCAGCACCATGACCTACGTGGGCGGCCCCGTACCCAAACTGGACACGGTGGTGCGTGACGTACCCCATGGCTCGGCCTTCATCGACTCCGAAGCACAACTGAGCGCCTTCCGAACGCGCTTCCGTAAGGTGGAGGCCGTATCACTCGACCCTGATCGGTCGCGTGACTTCATCCACCGGCTGGCGAAAGAGCTGTGA
- the coaA gene encoding type I pantothenate kinase produces MPRSAHRHRPEATPYVDLTRAEWSVLREKTPLPLTAEEVEKLRGLGDVIDLDEVRDIYLPLSRLLNLYVGATDGLRGALNTFLGEKGSQSGTPFVIGVAGSVAVGKSTVARLLQALLSRWPEHPRVELVTTDGFLLPTKELEARGLMSRKGFPESYDRRALTRFVADIKAGKDEVTAPVYSHLIYDIVPDRRLTVRRPDILIVEGLNVLQPALPGKDGRTRVGLADYFDFSVYVDARAADIERWYLNRFKKLRQTAFQKPDSYFRRYTQVSEEEALDYARTTWRTINKPNLLENVAPTRGRATLVVRKGPDHKVQRLSLRKL; encoded by the coding sequence ATGCCCCGGAGCGCCCACCGGCACAGGCCGGAGGCGACTCCCTACGTCGACCTCACCCGAGCCGAGTGGAGCGTGCTGCGTGAAAAGACGCCGCTGCCACTGACCGCCGAGGAGGTCGAGAAGCTGCGCGGTCTGGGCGATGTCATCGACCTCGACGAGGTGCGGGACATCTATCTGCCGCTGTCCAGACTGCTCAATCTGTACGTCGGCGCCACGGACGGGCTCAGGGGCGCGCTGAACACCTTCCTCGGCGAGAAGGGCTCACAGTCCGGCACCCCGTTCGTCATAGGGGTGGCCGGGTCGGTCGCCGTCGGCAAGTCCACCGTCGCGCGCCTGCTGCAGGCCCTGCTCTCCCGCTGGCCCGAACACCCGCGCGTCGAACTGGTGACCACGGACGGTTTCCTGCTCCCCACCAAGGAGCTGGAGGCACGCGGTCTGATGTCGAGGAAAGGTTTCCCCGAGTCGTACGACCGTCGCGCCCTCACCCGGTTCGTCGCCGACATCAAGGCGGGGAAGGACGAGGTCACGGCCCCCGTCTACTCCCACCTGATCTACGACATCGTCCCCGACCGGCGGCTCACCGTCCGCCGTCCGGACATCCTCATCGTCGAGGGCCTGAACGTCCTGCAGCCCGCCCTCCCCGGCAAGGACGGCCGCACCCGCGTCGGCCTCGCGGACTACTTCGACTTCAGCGTGTACGTCGACGCCCGCGCCGCGGACATCGAGCGCTGGTACCTCAACCGGTTCAAGAAGCTCCGCCAGACCGCCTTCCAGAAGCCCGACTCCTACTTCCGCAGGTACACGCAGGTCTCCGAGGAGGAGGCGCTCGACTACGCGCGCACGACCTGGCGCACCATCAACAAGCCGAACCTGCTGGAGAACGTGGCTCCCACCCGGGGCCGCGCCACCCTCGTCGTGCGCAAGGGCCCGGACCACAAGGTGCAGCGCCTGAGCCTGCGCAAGCTGTAG
- the glmM gene encoding phosphoglucosamine mutase: protein MGRLFGTDGVRGVANADLTAELALGLSVAAAHVLAEAGTFEGHRPVAVVGRDPRASGEFLEAAVVAGLASAGVDVLLVGVLPTPAVAYLTGALGADLGVMLSASHNAMPDNGIKFFARGGHKLADELEDRIEGVYEEHRTGAPWDRPTGAGVGRVRAYDEGLDQYVAHLLGVLPNRLDGLKVVLDEAHGAAARVSPEAFTQAGAEIITIGASPDGLNINDGCGSTHLDLLKAAVVEHGADLGIAHDGDADRCLAVDHTGAEVDGDQILAVIALAMRERSALRSDTVVATVMSNLGFKLAMEREGVSLIQTAVGDRYVLEEMKEHNYALGGEQSGHVIILDHATTGDGTLTGLLLAARIAQTGRTLRDLASVMERLPQVLINVPDVDRSRVNSSAELAAAVAEAERELGSTGRVLLRPSGTEPLVRVMVEAADIDHARSVAGRLADAVKSALG from the coding sequence GGACGGCGTGCGCGGTGTCGCCAACGCGGATCTGACGGCCGAGCTGGCGCTCGGTCTCTCCGTGGCGGCGGCACATGTGCTGGCCGAGGCGGGTACGTTCGAGGGCCACCGGCCGGTGGCAGTGGTCGGGCGGGACCCACGTGCGTCCGGGGAGTTCCTGGAAGCCGCCGTGGTCGCGGGCCTGGCCAGCGCAGGTGTGGACGTCCTGCTCGTCGGTGTGCTGCCCACCCCCGCGGTGGCGTACCTCACCGGCGCGCTGGGCGCCGACCTCGGCGTGATGCTCTCGGCCAGCCACAACGCCATGCCCGACAACGGCATCAAGTTCTTCGCCCGCGGCGGCCACAAGCTCGCCGACGAGCTGGAGGACAGGATCGAGGGCGTCTACGAGGAGCACCGCACCGGCGCGCCCTGGGACCGGCCCACCGGCGCCGGGGTCGGGCGCGTGCGCGCGTACGACGAGGGGCTCGACCAGTACGTCGCCCACCTCCTCGGCGTGCTCCCGAACCGTCTCGACGGCCTGAAGGTCGTCCTCGACGAGGCGCACGGCGCCGCCGCCCGGGTGTCTCCCGAGGCCTTCACGCAGGCCGGTGCCGAGATCATCACGATCGGCGCCTCGCCCGACGGCCTGAACATCAACGACGGCTGCGGCTCCACCCACCTCGACCTCCTGAAGGCCGCCGTCGTCGAGCACGGGGCCGACCTCGGCATCGCGCACGACGGCGACGCCGACCGCTGCCTCGCCGTGGACCACACAGGTGCCGAGGTGGACGGCGACCAGATCCTGGCCGTGATCGCGCTGGCGATGCGGGAGCGTTCCGCACTGCGCTCCGACACGGTTGTCGCGACGGTCATGTCCAACCTGGGCTTCAAGCTCGCCATGGAGCGCGAAGGTGTCTCCCTCATCCAGACCGCGGTCGGCGACCGCTATGTCCTGGAGGAGATGAAGGAGCACAACTACGCGCTCGGCGGCGAGCAGTCCGGGCACGTGATCATCCTCGACCACGCCACCACCGGCGACGGCACGCTGACCGGCCTGCTGCTGGCGGCCCGGATCGCCCAGACCGGCCGTACGCTCCGGGACCTCGCGTCCGTCATGGAGCGGCTGCCGCAGGTCCTCATCAACGTCCCCGACGTCGACCGCTCGCGGGTGAACAGCTCCGCCGAACTGGCGGCCGCGGTCGCCGAGGCCGAGCGGGAACTCGGCTCCACCGGCCGGGTGCTGCTGCGCCCCTCCGGCACCGAGCCGCTCGTCCGGGTCATGGTCGAGGCCGCCGACATCGACCACGCGCGGTCGGTGGCGGGGCGGCTCGCGGACGCGGTGAAGTCGGCGCTGGGCTAG
- a CDS encoding DUF389 domain-containing protein, whose product MLHLRLITPADRTDDVVRLIERTVGTTHLVVLTGAARNPAGDVVTCDVAREAGDELISGLREMELDRTGSIAVENIDLSLSKRADKAEDEAPGESADAVLWEHLADATHEESTLSVTYVAFLTLATMIAACGVVLDNAILIVGAMAVGPEFGPLAGICTALVQRVPRLAWRSVNALLVGFAVALVVTVGFTYLMDAVGLFSAVRLDAERPNTNFIYRPDAFSFVVAVLAGVAGTLSLTSAKSGALVGVAISVTTVPAAANAAVAFAYGEYRQAWGSTEQLLLNLLGIVLAGTFTLVVQKWLWAQQRERTARTGRL is encoded by the coding sequence ATGCTGCATCTGCGTCTGATCACCCCGGCCGACCGCACCGACGACGTCGTACGGCTGATCGAGAGGACCGTGGGCACGACCCATCTCGTCGTGCTCACGGGTGCCGCCCGCAACCCGGCGGGGGACGTCGTGACGTGCGACGTCGCGCGTGAAGCGGGCGACGAACTGATCAGCGGGCTACGGGAGATGGAGCTCGACCGGACCGGCTCGATCGCCGTCGAGAACATCGATCTGTCGCTGTCGAAGCGCGCCGACAAGGCGGAGGACGAGGCGCCGGGCGAGAGCGCGGACGCGGTGCTGTGGGAGCACCTGGCCGACGCGACGCACGAGGAGTCGACGCTCTCGGTGACCTACGTCGCCTTCCTCACGCTCGCCACGATGATCGCGGCCTGCGGCGTGGTCCTCGACAACGCGATCCTGATCGTGGGCGCGATGGCGGTGGGCCCGGAGTTCGGGCCGCTGGCCGGCATCTGCACGGCGCTGGTCCAACGCGTCCCACGACTGGCGTGGCGCTCGGTGAACGCGCTGCTCGTGGGCTTCGCGGTGGCGTTGGTGGTGACGGTCGGCTTCACGTACCTCATGGACGCGGTGGGCCTGTTCAGCGCGGTCAGGCTGGACGCCGAGCGACCCAACACCAACTTCATCTACCGTCCCGACGCCTTCTCGTTCGTCGTCGCGGTCCTGGCCGGCGTGGCCGGCACCCTCTCGCTGACCTCGGCGAAGTCGGGCGCGCTGGTCGGTGTCGCCATCTCGGTGACCACGGTGCCGGCGGCGGCGAACGCTGCCGTGGCCTTCGCCTACGGCGAGTACCGGCAGGCCTGGGGCTCCACCGAGCAGCTGCTGCTCAACCTGCTGGGCATCGTGCTGGCCGGTACGTTCACGCTGGTCGTCCAGAAGTGGCTCTGGGCCCAGCAGCGTGAACGTACCGCCAGAACAGGTCGGCTCTAG